ATGATCCATTTCCTTGTGGCTTTACCTGCTAATACGCTCCAGCTGCCTTCAAGGATGTCAGCTAAAAGTTAGTGCCTACCTCCATCTCCTTTTCCAATCTCACCTTTGCCTGTTAGAAGGGATCCAGTCTGAAACTTGGATGTAAGGGTTAGGTGACAGCTTGGGGAGACAAAGTTGTTTCTGCGGGGAACAGCAATGACTTTCAGGTTCTTTAGAATATGCTTAACCTTTGGCTTTCTCTCCAAATACAGAAGGTTGACTTTCACTTTGCTCCCAGAACCAAGGCACTGCAGAGTAGCCACAGTCTGATTTTGGATGAATGTTGCCCTTTTGGTTTCTGTGTGAGTTTCTAGAAGGAGAAAAGCCAGACAGAAAAATGAAGCTGATTCTTAATCTGAATGGTGCCCAGCTAACCCACTTCCATTCCTGACCCCTGTTAAATTCCACTGctacattttttcctctttttagtttactttttccTTAGTATATGTTCATGGTACTAAATATACAAgtcctgcctttcttccttcctgccagGGGTGTCATGAAGATAGCTGACTGCAGTAAATTCAGCACAGAGAAATGTTCATAGATTGTTTTCTTTAATGCACAGAGGATTAGGTGCTGCCTCCTTGTTTATCTCCATCTGTTTGATTTATATAGGCATGCCTTAGGTATTAGTTAATGTAAAAGTTGGTTTTCAAAAAGCCTCCTGGGGGAATACATATCTCTAAAATAGGATATTTGAGATCTGGGCTAGGAAGCAAGGAGATAAGGtatcttttaaagataaaaatttcttGGAATGGCAACATGATTTTCCAGAAAGGGCCCATTCCCTACCTTTCGTTAGCAAATCCCTGGTGCTTGGCATATCCTTTGGGAAGAGCCCAGGCAGCTGTTCCACTTGGCAACTGCTATCTCTGAGGTctggtgggggtagggggtgaaGGTCAGAATTTACTGGGTACTTACTCCTTAGAATTCTGGGCACTGGAGGGGAAGATGCAATAGAATGCAGTTCCTGCTCATAAAACTTGCAACTGAGGAGATCAAACACTCcctaaaaagactttaaaaatcacaGCCAAATACATACAAGTAGGAGTTAGCCTAATATAATGAATACTGAGTACCAATCCATTacctttagaagaaaaaaaggtgaaa
The Eulemur rufifrons isolate Redbay chromosome 9, OSU_ERuf_1, whole genome shotgun sequence DNA segment above includes these coding regions:
- the C9H17orf78 gene encoding uncharacterized protein C17orf78 homolog isoform X2; protein product: MDTILVFSLIITSYDADKKDLRDSSCQVEQLPGLFPKDMPSTRDLLTKETHTETKRATFIQNQTVATLQCLGSGSKVKVNLLYLERKPKVKHILKNLKVIAVPRRNNFVSPSCHLTLTSKFQTGSLLTGKVSMQRSQEAVPMPVVVEKAKERRPETWDS